A window of Adhaeribacter arboris genomic DNA:
CATTTATACCTTTAAAGTGGGTTGGTTAGACGATGTTTCCGCCTACTCTCTTCTTCTGCTCCTGCCACCGCATCCGGTAAGCATTCATCGCAAAGCGACCTAATTTATCGAGCAAACGGTAGTTGACTACGGCTCCCACGGGAGCGCCAATTATTGGGATTAATTGCGCCATTTTAGCCAAATCAATGTAATCGCGGTATTCTTGCTGAAAAGTACGCCAATCGAACTGGTGAATATCATCGGGTAAAAGATGCTTTTGTTCTTCCCAGTTAATTATTTGTTGGTAGATGTAGGTGCGTTGTTCCTGACTGCTAAAAGCTAATTGAAAGATGTACAGTAAATAAAGCCGTTCTTTATAATGGCTTATATTATGGCCGTAAAGCGCGGCAATGTCGTAGAGCATTTTTAATTTTAGACTGAGTAACAACGGAAAATCGGCTAAGCCCAGCAAAATGCCTCCCGCCCCGGTAATCCCGCCTTCGGCCGCGGCCGTTTTTTTGTAAAATTCTATGCGTTCCTTAATAATGACTTCTTGTAGTTCTAAGGAGTAGTTATACGTTGGGGTACGGGTAGTAAATTCGGCCCCGAATAAAACCGCCCGAATCATTTGCTTAATGGTGGCGGTAATTACCTGGTGTACTTTTTCCGGAATGATAGCATTTATTTTTTGCTGAGCGCGTTTGGCCAACCAGTTTGCCAAAGTTGGTTTGCGCAACATTTGTTTTTGCCAGGACCTAAGTTCGTGTAAAACCTGTTCTTCGTAGACTGGCTGCAGCATACAC
This region includes:
- a CDS encoding EcsC family protein; the encoded protein is MLQPVYEEQVLHELRSWQKQMLRKPTLANWLAKRAQQKINAIIPEKVHQVITATIKQMIRAVLFGAEFTTRTPTYNYSLELQEVIIKERIEFYKKTAAAEGGITGAGGILLGLADFPLLLSLKLKMLYDIAALYGHNISHYKERLYLLYIFQLAFSSQEQRTYIYQQIINWEEQKHLLPDDIHQFDWRTFQQEYRDYIDLAKMAQLIPIIGAPVGAVVNYRLLDKLGRFAMNAYRMRWQEQKKRVGGNIV